The Cohnella abietis genome has a segment encoding these proteins:
- a CDS encoding AI-2E family transporter translates to MQQSRKWSDRFKWMVLNQKLILFLVIVLLLTLNIFVINKISYVFHPFIVILETVFLPFLLTGVAFYLLNPIVDFFERKRFPRVYSIVILYLIIIGIITLVVMIVFPLLRDQIFSLIENFPAYSRVAQEKSEELIGSEFFSQLQHTIGFDSTKLADDFSSRASSLLSNTWSGLGSLLGRITETVLAVVTVPFILFYLLKDRRKLTPFVLGFVPTPLRKRSFRVLLEMNHQISSYIRGQIIVSFCIGFLLYIGYLIIGLDYSLVLAVIAACTSIVPYLGPAIAITPALIVAMVTSPVMLLKMIVIWTIVQLIEGKFISPQIMGRSMHIHPVTIIFVILTAGNLFGILGIILAVPGYAILKVIGTHLFKWFKEKTQLYEPALEQDENSQA, encoded by the coding sequence ATGCAACAGTCTCGTAAATGGTCAGATCGATTCAAATGGATGGTTCTAAATCAGAAGCTCATCCTGTTTCTCGTTATTGTTCTCTTACTTACGCTTAACATCTTTGTCATTAACAAAATTTCTTACGTGTTCCACCCGTTTATTGTCATCTTAGAAACTGTATTTCTGCCTTTCCTGCTCACTGGAGTCGCCTTCTATTTGTTAAATCCTATTGTTGATTTCTTTGAACGAAAGAGATTTCCACGAGTGTATTCCATTGTCATATTGTATCTGATCATTATCGGGATTATTACATTAGTCGTTATGATTGTGTTTCCGTTACTTCGCGATCAGATTTTTAGCTTAATTGAAAACTTTCCGGCCTATAGCCGAGTTGCACAGGAAAAATCCGAGGAGCTTATCGGCAGTGAGTTTTTCAGTCAGCTTCAGCACACGATCGGTTTCGATTCCACAAAGCTAGCCGATGATTTCTCATCTCGAGCATCAAGTTTACTTAGTAACACTTGGTCAGGACTAGGAAGCTTGCTCGGTAGAATAACTGAAACGGTTCTTGCAGTCGTTACCGTACCTTTCATCTTGTTCTATCTGCTCAAGGATCGTAGGAAATTAACTCCTTTCGTTCTTGGGTTTGTACCTACACCCCTGCGTAAACGTTCATTCCGGGTCTTGCTTGAAATGAACCATCAAATCAGCTCCTATATACGTGGGCAAATTATCGTAAGCTTCTGTATAGGGTTTCTACTGTACATCGGTTACCTCATAATCGGGTTGGATTATTCCCTCGTACTGGCCGTAATCGCAGCTTGCACGAGTATTGTTCCTTACTTAGGACCTGCAATTGCTATTACTCCAGCATTGATCGTAGCTATGGTTACCTCGCCTGTCATGCTTCTGAAAATGATTGTGATTTGGACAATCGTCCAGCTTATAGAGGGGAAATTTATTTCTCCTCAAATCATGGGAAGATCCATGCATATTCATCCTGTGACGATAATCTTTGTTATTCTTACTGCTGGCAACCTATTTGGTATTCTCGGGATTATACTAGCCGTACCTGGATATGCCATTCTGAAGGTAATAGGTACTCATTTATTTAAATGGTTTAAGGAAAAAACACAATTGTACGAACCAGCACTGGAACAGGATGAAAATTCGCAAGCATAA
- a CDS encoding FixH family protein, whose amino-acid sequence MKKIVYSLVILCAFLGAWMYLPSSTNQAALNTKFSDENIRMEIVSNQQVAKVMHENSFSLTLTDLAGKPLDQPDMKVSLEMPSMFCGVIPTTLNEVEPGKYNIIGIPVMSGKWEATVTLVTPTETLHVKHPFISK is encoded by the coding sequence ATGAAAAAGATTGTCTACTCCCTTGTCATTTTGTGCGCATTTCTTGGAGCCTGGATGTATCTTCCTTCATCTACAAATCAAGCCGCATTAAACACAAAGTTTAGTGACGAAAATATACGAATGGAGATCGTCTCCAACCAACAAGTGGCTAAGGTCATGCATGAAAATTCCTTCTCACTCACCCTCACCGACCTCGCAGGGAAGCCACTTGACCAACCCGATATGAAGGTTAGCTTGGAGATGCCTAGTATGTTCTGCGGTGTAATCCCCACGACTTTGAATGAGGTTGAGCCGGGTAAGTACAATATCATAGGAATTCCTGTGATGTCAGGCAAGTGGGAGGCTACAGTTACTCTCGTTACACCAACCGAAACTTTACATGTAAAGCATCCTTTTATATCAAAATAA
- a CDS encoding sulfite exporter TauE/SafE family protein: protein MISANALALVALSGIMGAPHCLIMCGGISSSFAMNAKGEPIRSVLAYNAGRITTYSLTGLFMGLVGSFINVAGDFVGVQSIASFVGGAFILIWTYWRYTLPIPHHFIPGSRKMNARISVLRQKYELTGVFLTGIMLGFLPCGLTYAMQMNAAASGSWFDGWVIMLVFGISTMPILLLVALFAGSIRKKWRKGMRNAGASLAYLMGFLSIMKGLAANGWVPSIHPWIW, encoded by the coding sequence TTGATTTCCGCTAACGCCCTTGCGCTTGTTGCTCTGTCTGGAATTATGGGAGCGCCTCATTGTTTGATTATGTGTGGAGGTATTTCATCCTCATTCGCCATGAACGCCAAGGGAGAGCCTATTCGTTCCGTTCTTGCCTATAATGCAGGCCGAATCACAACTTACTCGCTTACGGGCCTTTTCATGGGGCTGGTGGGATCTTTCATCAACGTTGCAGGAGATTTTGTAGGCGTTCAAAGTATTGCAAGCTTTGTAGGAGGAGCTTTTATTTTAATATGGACCTATTGGCGTTATACGTTGCCGATTCCTCATCATTTTATACCGGGTAGTCGTAAAATGAACGCACGAATATCCGTCCTTCGGCAAAAATACGAATTAACGGGTGTATTTCTGACAGGGATTATGCTTGGTTTTCTTCCCTGTGGTTTGACCTATGCGATGCAGATGAACGCCGCAGCATCCGGATCTTGGTTTGATGGTTGGGTGATCATGCTGGTGTTCGGAATTTCAACTATGCCGATATTGCTGCTTGTTGCTTTGTTTGCTGGAAGCATTCGTAAGAAATGGCGAAAGGGCATGCGAAATGCTGGAGCGTCGTTAGCTTATCTGATGGGCTTTCTGTCTATTATGAAGGGCTTAGCGGCGAATGGCTGGGTGCCGAGCATTCATCCGTGGATTTGGTGA
- a CDS encoding heavy metal translocating P-type ATPase, which produces MRVYITGMTCAACSSRIEKGLQRLEGVEQVSVNLATAQSVIQYDPTKLTPATVFKRIDQLGYGVEEGLTNPKKANEAEIRSYRNRFLLALLLSIPLLWAMLAHLPGFSFVWVPALLQSFYLQWGLASVLLFYVGYPFYYGAFQALKQRTANMDVLVVLSTTVAYFYSHYLMFRSDSSNQHIHLYFDTIAMIITVILLGKLLESIAKGKALKDLSELHDHRIRLIRVMHRKAEEWIPADKLRVGDIVVIQAGEWISADGIIESGCAEVDESLLTGEGLPILKSTNEYAYSGTRCLNGILHIKATCETHESRLSRMIAMVEEAQTNKPAIARKVDRVAAMFVPFMIACALITYAAWYFSSADDSSELAIRYALTVMLIACPCALGLATPVSILVATALSAKKGILFKHGNSLETLHRVNRILFDKTGTLTEGKPRLKTIQSPRHPSSYLLRMAAAVEKYSSHPLAHAITEAAQQQRLLIPEASGLLEIPGGGMKGIVEGKLVHVGHSAWIQSEGILLKGSLPINTAVENTGNVLYLSLERQAAGGFIFSDQLRDDASATVRQLREYAKVWMVTGDQLEPARVVAEQVGIEVVHSQCSPENKALMVSELRQEGHIVAFVGDGINDAAALAAADVGIAMGGGANIAMQTGDIVLSRSQITGVLDAIELSKRTMRNIKQNLTFALVYNSVAVPFAAMGYLDPRIACLGMAASSVIVVTNALRLQRNPIRSGS; this is translated from the coding sequence ATGCGCGTATACATAACCGGGATGACTTGTGCCGCTTGTTCTTCCCGCATCGAGAAAGGGCTGCAACGATTAGAAGGGGTTGAGCAGGTTTCTGTGAATTTAGCTACTGCTCAATCCGTTATCCAATACGATCCTACCAAGCTTACCCCAGCAACTGTATTTAAAAGAATTGATCAATTAGGCTATGGGGTAGAAGAGGGGCTGACAAATCCGAAGAAGGCTAACGAGGCTGAAATTCGTTCCTATCGGAACAGGTTCTTACTTGCGCTGTTACTCTCGATTCCTCTGTTATGGGCTATGCTGGCTCACTTACCAGGGTTTTCATTCGTATGGGTACCCGCTTTGTTACAGTCCTTTTACTTACAGTGGGGGCTGGCTTCGGTGTTGCTATTTTACGTTGGCTATCCTTTTTACTATGGTGCCTTCCAAGCTTTGAAACAGCGAACAGCCAACATGGATGTTCTCGTCGTTCTTAGTACGACTGTAGCTTATTTCTATAGCCATTATTTAATGTTCCGCTCTGACTCATCCAACCAGCATATCCATCTTTATTTTGATACCATTGCCATGATTATAACGGTTATTCTGCTCGGCAAGCTTCTAGAATCCATCGCCAAGGGTAAGGCTTTAAAGGATTTAAGCGAGCTTCACGATCATCGCATTCGATTAATTAGAGTGATGCATAGGAAGGCTGAAGAATGGATTCCAGCAGATAAGCTGAGAGTTGGCGATATTGTTGTTATTCAAGCTGGAGAGTGGATTTCTGCTGATGGAATCATCGAATCTGGCTGCGCCGAAGTTGATGAGTCATTGTTGACGGGTGAGGGCTTGCCTATCCTGAAATCCACTAACGAATATGCTTATAGTGGAACCCGATGCTTGAACGGAATCTTGCATATTAAAGCGACCTGTGAAACACATGAATCGCGTCTGTCACGCATGATCGCCATGGTAGAGGAGGCACAAACTAACAAACCAGCGATAGCGCGAAAAGTTGACAGAGTGGCCGCGATGTTCGTTCCTTTCATGATTGCATGTGCACTTATTACGTATGCTGCATGGTACTTTTCTTCGGCTGATGACTCATCTGAATTAGCCATTCGTTACGCTTTAACCGTGATGCTAATTGCATGCCCATGCGCGCTCGGTTTGGCTACTCCTGTGTCAATCCTTGTGGCAACCGCCTTATCTGCGAAAAAAGGGATCCTTTTCAAGCACGGAAACTCACTCGAAACCCTTCACCGGGTCAATCGAATATTGTTCGATAAAACTGGAACATTGACCGAAGGGAAACCTCGACTAAAAACGATTCAATCGCCAAGGCATCCAAGCTCCTATCTCCTTCGCATGGCGGCTGCCGTTGAGAAGTATTCATCCCACCCTCTAGCTCACGCGATTACGGAGGCAGCCCAGCAGCAGCGATTACTTATACCTGAGGCGTCAGGCCTTTTGGAAATACCAGGCGGTGGAATGAAGGGGATAGTAGAAGGGAAGCTGGTTCATGTCGGGCATTCAGCGTGGATTCAGTCTGAGGGTATTCTCCTAAAGGGGAGTTTGCCTATAAACACCGCAGTGGAAAATACGGGAAATGTGCTTTATCTATCTTTAGAACGACAGGCGGCAGGTGGCTTCATCTTTTCTGACCAGCTAAGGGATGATGCCTCAGCAACTGTTCGACAATTAAGAGAATATGCCAAAGTTTGGATGGTTACCGGGGATCAACTGGAGCCTGCTCGTGTTGTAGCGGAGCAAGTAGGTATTGAAGTGGTTCACTCACAATGCTCTCCAGAAAATAAGGCGTTGATGGTTAGTGAATTAAGGCAGGAAGGGCACATAGTTGCTTTTGTAGGCGATGGAATTAATGATGCTGCTGCGTTAGCCGCTGCGGATGTGGGAATAGCGATGGGGGGCGGAGCTAATATTGCTATGCAAACCGGAGATATTGTTTTATCGCGCAGTCAAATAACAGGGGTATTAGACGCGATAGAGCTTAGCAAGCGAACGATGCGTAATATTAAACAAAATTTAACCTTCGCATTGGTCTATAATTCCGTAGCAGTACCTTTTGCAGCGATGGGTTATTTAGATCCAAGAATCGCGTGTTTAGGTATGGCAGCAAGCTCTGTCATCGTGGTAACTAATGCATTAAGGCTCCAACGGAATCCGATAAGGAGTGGATCTTAA
- a CDS encoding twin-arginine translocase TatA/TatE family subunit gives MFNNIGVSGLIIILAIALIVFGPAKLPQLGRAFGDTLREFRNSTKGIVDEDLDEKVTIVELEKGKS, from the coding sequence ATGTTTAACAATATTGGGGTATCTGGGCTCATTATTATTCTGGCCATCGCATTAATTGTCTTCGGACCAGCGAAGCTGCCACAGCTAGGCCGTGCTTTCGGTGACACATTAAGAGAATTCCGCAATTCCACCAAAGGCATCGTTGACGAAGATCTGGATGAAAAAGTGACTATCGTTGAGCTGGAAAAAGGAAAAAGCTAG
- the tatC gene encoding twin-arginine translocase subunit TatC, which yields MSGSGKGQGAETFERDVVIHLSELRKRLIYVAAYFLVALSFGLYLSPKILAFVKDHLGSVQVQWSVFALSDGLLVYMKCALMVGVVLTLPVLLYHLWAFARPGMTDSEAKNTLLYVPLSFVLFLFGVSFGYTVALPMMIRFMIKLNQGIGAMEVYGIQHYVSFLISFLLPMGVAFEMPLVMMFLTRLGLLTPEKLKFIRKYAYVGLAILGTLISPPDFVSHLSVTVPLLILFEISAFISTRYHRRRAYLAVRPT from the coding sequence TTGAGCGGCAGCGGTAAAGGCCAAGGAGCTGAGACATTCGAAAGAGATGTCGTGATACACCTGTCTGAGCTCCGCAAGCGTCTTATTTATGTCGCTGCATACTTTCTTGTTGCTCTAAGCTTCGGGCTCTATCTCTCACCGAAAATCTTGGCTTTTGTTAAGGATCACTTGGGTTCAGTGCAAGTGCAGTGGAGCGTCTTCGCTTTATCGGACGGGCTCCTTGTATACATGAAATGTGCCCTTATGGTGGGAGTCGTATTGACGCTTCCGGTATTGCTCTATCACTTGTGGGCATTCGCTCGACCCGGCATGACCGATTCAGAAGCCAAGAACACATTGTTATATGTGCCGCTTTCGTTTGTGCTTTTCCTATTCGGAGTCAGCTTCGGCTACACGGTTGCTTTACCGATGATGATTCGGTTTATGATCAAGCTCAATCAGGGCATCGGAGCGATGGAGGTATACGGTATTCAGCATTATGTGTCGTTTCTGATTAGCTTCTTACTGCCAATGGGAGTTGCTTTTGAAATGCCGCTAGTGATGATGTTTCTTACGCGTCTCGGTCTGTTGACTCCGGAAAAGCTAAAATTTATCCGCAAATACGCCTATGTTGGCTTGGCGATTCTCGGCACACTCATTTCACCGCCGGATTTCGTATCCCATCTGTCAGTCACTGTACCACTGCTGATTTTATTTGAGATTAGCGCGTTTATTTCCACTCGATACCATCGTAGACGGGCTTATCTTGCTGTTCGTCCAACTTAA
- a CDS encoding GMC family oxidoreductase, whose translation MATTLPKVDVVIVGMGWVGGILAAELTKAGHTVVGLERGKSRGTQDYYHVHDELRYAARYELMQDLSKETVTFRNTEKIRALPMRSYGSFLLGDGLGGAGVHWNGQYYRFLPYDFEIYSKTVERYGKSKIPEGMAIRDWGITYDQLEPYFVKYEQMSGISGDKQLPDNIGKMSVPYATPPMKKTPGMKLFEESATKLGYHPYVIPSANLTQDYTNPDGIERAACQYCGYCERFGCEYGAKADPVVTVMPVAQKSGKFELRTHANVTGIIHDGKKASGVKYVNTPTGEEFIQTADVVILSGYVFTNVRLLLLSKLGKPYDPKTDTGSVGRNYAYQVNGASTAAFYEDREFNLAMGAGALGSSFDDFNGDNFDHSSLNFIHGANIRFTQTGLRPIQYQALPADTPKWGKGFKQATIHNANRVLAVSGQGASMPYRHHYLDLDPEYKDALGLPLIRMTFDFEDQDKELVKFIAQKTKDIADGMGATKTEMHNVIRQYNIVPYQSTHNTGGTIMGSDPKTSVVNNYLQMWDAENVFICGASNFAHNSGYNPTATVGALSYRTAEGVIKYLQKGGSLV comes from the coding sequence GGTAGGCGGCATCCTAGCAGCTGAGCTGACCAAAGCGGGCCATACTGTTGTTGGACTTGAGCGAGGTAAGAGCCGTGGCACTCAGGATTACTACCATGTCCATGATGAATTACGGTATGCCGCTCGATATGAATTGATGCAGGATCTATCTAAGGAGACGGTTACCTTCCGCAATACGGAAAAAATCCGGGCTCTGCCGATGCGCTCCTACGGTTCATTCCTACTAGGAGATGGGTTAGGAGGGGCCGGTGTTCACTGGAATGGACAGTACTACAGATTTCTGCCCTATGATTTTGAAATCTATAGTAAAACAGTTGAACGTTATGGTAAAAGCAAAATACCCGAGGGAATGGCCATAAGGGATTGGGGAATTACGTATGACCAGCTTGAGCCGTATTTCGTCAAATATGAGCAAATGTCTGGTATTTCCGGAGATAAACAGCTTCCAGACAATATCGGTAAAATGTCGGTGCCCTACGCGACTCCACCTATGAAAAAAACGCCAGGCATGAAGCTGTTCGAAGAATCGGCTACTAAGCTTGGTTACCACCCTTACGTTATTCCATCTGCCAATCTGACTCAAGACTATACGAATCCAGACGGAATTGAACGTGCAGCCTGCCAGTATTGCGGCTATTGCGAGCGTTTCGGATGCGAGTATGGGGCGAAAGCAGATCCAGTGGTGACGGTTATGCCCGTTGCCCAGAAATCCGGGAAATTTGAATTGCGTACCCATGCGAATGTCACGGGTATTATCCATGATGGCAAGAAAGCATCTGGAGTTAAGTATGTGAATACTCCGACAGGGGAGGAGTTCATTCAGACTGCGGATGTCGTCATTTTGTCTGGGTATGTTTTCACGAATGTACGGTTGTTGCTTCTGTCTAAGCTTGGGAAGCCTTATGACCCGAAGACGGATACCGGGTCAGTTGGCCGCAACTATGCCTATCAGGTCAATGGGGCTAGTACTGCTGCTTTCTATGAGGACAGGGAGTTTAATTTGGCGATGGGTGCGGGTGCTCTTGGTAGTAGCTTCGATGACTTTAACGGCGACAACTTTGACCACAGCTCATTAAACTTTATACATGGGGCGAATATCCGATTTACCCAGACTGGACTAAGGCCCATACAATACCAGGCGCTGCCTGCGGACACACCTAAATGGGGAAAAGGCTTCAAGCAAGCGACCATACATAATGCGAACCGTGTGCTTGCGGTTTCTGGACAAGGGGCTAGTATGCCGTATCGTCATCACTATCTCGATCTGGATCCAGAGTATAAGGATGCGTTAGGCTTACCCCTTATTCGGATGACCTTCGATTTCGAAGATCAGGATAAGGAGCTTGTGAAGTTTATCGCCCAGAAAACGAAGGATATCGCAGACGGCATGGGAGCTACGAAGACAGAAATGCATAACGTGATTAGGCAGTATAACATCGTACCCTATCAATCCACGCATAATACGGGCGGTACGATCATGGGCAGTGATCCTAAAACCTCTGTCGTGAACAACTATTTGCAAATGTGGGATGCGGAAAATGTGTTTATATGCGGCGCCTCAAACTTCGCCCACAATAGCGGTTATAATCCGACAGCAACGGTTGGGGCACTATCCTACCGGACAGCTGAGGGTGTAATTAAGTATTTGCAAAAAGGCGGGTCGCTTGTTTGA